A DNA window from Bacteroides cellulosilyticus contains the following coding sequences:
- a CDS encoding family 43 glycosylhydrolase, giving the protein MNAMYNRQTIWVLVMIIVVVAGCRIPDAENPVFRTISNPLNLNYRFCLDDVSRRDAANPCIVQFEDGYYLFLFGSGGYYYSSDLIEWKLIDDTNLPTESFAPTVVEMQGELYYTASYATDTIYKTDNPKSGVWEAVACNFPPGMLEPMLFYDEGRLYLYAGAGNSVSLTGVEVDPRTFQLLGEPSPLIRSRQRDNGWETPGDHHDWMDATPWLEGMWMNKRGGKYYLQYASPGIQFKTSNDGVYVSDTPLGPFTLAEHNPLVYRPEGFTTGAGNGGTFQDKYGNYWHVGTVAVTARHYFERRLSLYPFFFDEDSVMYAYTELGDYPMIVPDHKITSPEELFPGWMLLSHNKSVRSSSELRKYPACCAVDEDIRTWWSAETADKGEYLSVDLGEECEISAVQINFADHDAHLFGRSDSIFYQYYLEESADGKKWNFLVDKSVNTEDAPHDYIQLKEAVKTRYVRLTNIYCPSGKFSVSGLRVFGRSDKPSPPQTKFYRICRNKEDRRSVILKWREVEGVTGYGIRFGIHPEKLYNSYMVYNDTEIELRCLQVGQTYYFAVDSFNEGGITRGDVMKEDE; this is encoded by the coding sequence ATGAATGCTATGTATAACCGACAAACTATATGGGTATTAGTCATGATAATTGTTGTGGTAGCAGGATGCCGGATACCCGATGCGGAGAATCCTGTATTCCGTACCATAAGCAATCCTCTTAATTTGAATTACCGTTTCTGTCTCGATGATGTTTCCCGCAGAGATGCTGCAAATCCCTGTATTGTTCAGTTTGAGGACGGTTACTATCTTTTTTTGTTTGGTTCGGGGGGCTATTATTATTCTTCTGACTTAATAGAATGGAAATTAATTGATGACACAAATCTTCCTACAGAAAGTTTTGCGCCTACAGTTGTGGAAATGCAGGGTGAATTGTATTACACTGCTTCTTATGCCACGGATACCATTTATAAAACTGATAACCCGAAGTCTGGAGTCTGGGAAGCGGTAGCTTGCAATTTTCCTCCGGGAATGTTGGAACCAATGCTTTTTTATGATGAAGGAAGATTATACTTGTACGCGGGAGCGGGTAATTCTGTTTCTTTAACCGGAGTAGAAGTCGATCCGCGTACATTTCAATTGTTGGGTGAGCCTTCTCCATTAATTAGAAGTCGCCAACGGGACAATGGATGGGAGACACCCGGTGATCATCACGACTGGATGGATGCGACTCCTTGGTTAGAAGGCATGTGGATGAATAAGCGTGGTGGAAAATATTATTTGCAGTATGCTTCTCCCGGTATACAGTTTAAAACTTCTAATGATGGAGTATATGTCTCCGATACTCCGTTAGGTCCATTTACTTTAGCAGAGCACAATCCGCTTGTCTACAGGCCGGAAGGATTTACTACTGGTGCCGGAAATGGAGGAACTTTTCAGGATAAATATGGCAATTACTGGCATGTGGGTACTGTTGCTGTCACCGCCCGGCATTATTTTGAAAGAAGATTGTCTCTATATCCGTTTTTTTTTGATGAAGATAGCGTAATGTACGCTTATACAGAGCTGGGAGATTACCCGATGATTGTCCCTGACCATAAAATAACTTCTCCTGAGGAGCTGTTTCCCGGTTGGATGCTATTGTCCCATAATAAAAGTGTCAGATCTTCTTCCGAACTCAGAAAATATCCGGCATGTTGTGCTGTTGATGAAGATATACGAACCTGGTGGAGTGCCGAAACGGCCGATAAAGGAGAATACCTGTCGGTGGATTTGGGTGAAGAGTGCGAAATAAGCGCCGTGCAGATAAACTTTGCCGACCATGATGCCCATTTGTTCGGGCGGTCAGATAGTATCTTTTATCAATACTATCTGGAGGAGTCTGCAGACGGGAAAAAGTGGAATTTTTTGGTAGACAAGTCGGTGAATACAGAGGATGCTCCTCATGATTATATCCAACTTAAAGAAGCCGTGAAGACGCGGTATGTACGGCTTACAAATATTTATTGTCCTTCCGGTAAATTTTCTGTTTCCGGCTTACGTGTATTTGGACGGTCGGATAAACCTTCTCCGCCCCAAACGAAATTTTATCGTATTTGTCGGAATAAAGAGGACAGAAGAAGCGTCATATTGAAATGGCGGGAAGTAGAAGGGGTAACCGGCTATGGTATTCGTTTTGGAATCCATCCGGAGAAGTTGTACAATAGCTATATGGTGTATAATGATACTGAGATTGAATTGAGGTGCTTGCAGGTCGGACAAACCTACTATTTTGCAGTTGACAGTTTCAATGAAGGAGGCATTACCCGTGGTGATGTAATGAAAGAAGATGAATAA
- a CDS encoding helix-turn-helix transcriptional regulator, giving the protein METNMIIVKKELLNKLLSKNYLDEADWEELEGSVNLLQNNFTCKLCQNFPILSRDDIHIILLIYVGMKNVEIARLLHILPRSFRMRRCRLKKKMKIDCDSLSEFIKRLFKSEI; this is encoded by the coding sequence ATGGAAACAAATATGATTATAGTGAAAAAGGAACTTTTGAATAAGTTATTATCCAAAAATTATCTAGATGAAGCGGATTGGGAGGAATTGGAAGGTTCAGTAAACCTATTACAAAACAACTTTACGTGTAAATTATGTCAAAATTTCCCAATACTTTCGAGGGATGATATTCATATTATACTTTTGATATATGTTGGCATGAAAAATGTTGAAATTGCAAGATTATTACATATCCTTCCAAGATCTTTCCGTATGAGGCGTTGTCGTTTAAAAAAGAAAATGAAAATAGATTGTGATTCGTTATCGGAGTTTATTAAAAGGTTGTTTAAATCAGAAATATAG
- a CDS encoding O-antigen ligase family protein gives MSFKSITISIVSTFVFCGVLCSTFVNYGVNDCYFLLFPLMVSIGVTSLLAFILSILKGNDFRFKLPDVLITAGVFYYLMRYDYQLHLADWKVIYAAILLLLWYVVRIIFSSLQVSKNIVSVGIVGIGCMLAGWGLLQLYSFCHSNHLLFCITGPFFNPGPYSGYLAMLLPLCLHSLLSAQGWRRYCWLGALALMLCIVPATMSRSAWLAIGISLLWIWGMHKGWLMACRSYARQFPRKAASFIFTVCVFMVLIFILLFQLKADSARGRLLIWKNTCTAVMEKPLMGYGPGSFQMVYGKAQAAYFVAGNGTMEEKRVAGYAEYAFNEYLQFCLEGGIVLLLLILSFGISVFKRGIASKQYGFCGALFSLAIFSFFSYPLQILPFGIGAVLFSVVCVSENEKREQKVKGNLLILPFSLLLCGGIGFGIYRMRDLDKLDERWYNADTLFSRQNYIAASKGYEYLYSYLNYNLKFLLSYASSLYSEGRYLEACNVLERAKLISCDSYIWNMQGVYYQAASCYQPAEYCFKQSLFLIPERFYPYYLLAKLYAEPEFLNKEKVRQMAIIVMTKSPKVYSNAISEMRKEMSQLLSIYK, from the coding sequence ATGAGTTTTAAGTCAATAACTATATCTATAGTTTCTACCTTTGTTTTTTGCGGGGTGCTTTGTAGTACTTTTGTGAATTATGGGGTGAATGATTGCTACTTCTTACTTTTTCCTTTGATGGTAAGTATAGGAGTAACAAGCTTGTTGGCTTTTATATTATCGATTCTAAAAGGAAATGATTTTCGATTCAAACTGCCAGATGTGTTGATAACTGCTGGAGTTTTCTATTATTTAATGCGGTATGACTATCAATTGCATTTAGCGGACTGGAAAGTGATCTATGCTGCTATACTATTATTGTTATGGTATGTGGTACGAATAATTTTTTCCTCTTTACAAGTATCAAAGAATATAGTATCTGTTGGGATTGTTGGAATCGGTTGTATGTTGGCTGGTTGGGGGTTGCTACAACTTTATAGTTTCTGCCATTCTAATCATCTTCTTTTTTGTATTACGGGACCGTTCTTCAATCCCGGACCTTATTCAGGATATCTAGCAATGTTGCTTCCTCTCTGTCTTCATAGTTTGTTGTCTGCTCAAGGTTGGCGACGTTATTGCTGGTTGGGAGCATTAGCTCTGATGCTTTGTATCGTACCTGCTACTATGAGTCGTTCGGCTTGGTTGGCAATAGGAATTAGCCTATTGTGGATTTGGGGAATGCACAAAGGCTGGTTGATGGCTTGTAGGAGTTATGCCAGACAATTTCCACGTAAGGCAGCAAGCTTTATTTTTACTGTTTGTGTGTTTATGGTTTTAATTTTTATATTGCTTTTTCAATTGAAAGCAGATTCTGCACGAGGACGCCTTTTAATATGGAAGAATACTTGTACTGCGGTGATGGAAAAGCCACTTATGGGGTATGGACCGGGAAGTTTCCAAATGGTTTATGGAAAGGCGCAAGCTGCTTATTTTGTAGCAGGTAATGGTACAATGGAGGAAAAAAGAGTGGCAGGATATGCTGAATATGCATTTAATGAATATTTGCAATTTTGTTTGGAAGGTGGGATCGTTTTATTGTTACTGATTTTATCGTTTGGTATATCTGTTTTTAAACGAGGGATTGCCAGTAAACAGTATGGCTTTTGTGGAGCGCTGTTTTCGCTAGCAATATTTTCTTTTTTTTCTTATCCACTACAAATATTACCTTTTGGTATAGGGGCTGTTCTCTTTTCTGTTGTATGTGTATCAGAGAATGAAAAAAGAGAGCAAAAGGTGAAGGGGAATTTATTGATATTACCTTTTTCGCTATTACTTTGTGGTGGTATTGGATTTGGAATTTATAGAATGCGTGATTTGGATAAACTTGACGAACGATGGTATAATGCCGATACATTATTTAGTAGACAGAATTATATAGCTGCATCTAAAGGTTATGAATATTTGTATTCCTATTTGAATTATAATCTAAAATTTCTATTGAGTTATGCTAGCTCACTCTATTCTGAAGGTAGATATTTAGAGGCATGTAATGTGCTGGAACGTGCTAAATTAATAAGTTGTGATTCTTATATTTGGAATATGCAAGGGGTTTATTATCAAGCGGCTAGTTGTTATCAGCCAGCGGAATATTGTTTTAAACAATCGTTATTCTTAATTCCGGAGCGTTTTTATCCTTATTATTTGTTAGCAAAACTTTATGCTGAGCCTGAGTTCTTGAATAAAGAAAAAGTAAGGCAAATGGCTATTATTGTCATGACTAAGTCTCCTAAGGTTTATTCCAATGCGATTAGTGAGATGAGGAAAGAAATGAGCCAATTGCTGAGTATTTATAAATAG
- a CDS encoding 6-bladed beta-propeller encodes MMGVKCAAVNKILFCILLFVLFSCKNENHKVDRGEIFIANLDSTCTSEFKYSDLYKKVTAIILDNKEVMLTEISKMLVYKDKLYLLDRRAQGVYAFCKDGSFVCKFGNLGAGPDEYVSCNDFGINADAGEIYIYDMAKHRIHKYDIFSASYKESIIIDKSIDIDYIMCNSGCLYAAQASNRNEEKESIYYLLYQIDVKSGKKIAQWFDAVYYNKGWNDELIHGNIFYNIRENKDLFVLGLMDTIMCIKGDAVFPFLAIESERLVQKEDFLKDEKVPTSNPRVRGKRMMSLLTRLSAQNKIYQISDVFECDSMLYFSCMGRILYFVQYDEKKRIAFTYSRVANDVLFRMIPEYFQLPKFLCADSMGGYYYISNDNLAELKCFIDEDNISEKLINRESIKELNEDSNPVILYYEYKN; translated from the coding sequence ATGATGGGTGTTAAATGTGCTGCTGTTAATAAAATACTATTCTGTATTTTGCTGTTTGTCTTATTTTCGTGTAAAAATGAAAATCATAAGGTAGACAGAGGTGAAATATTTATAGCTAATTTGGATAGTACATGTACATCTGAATTTAAGTATTCTGATCTTTATAAGAAAGTAACGGCTATTATTTTAGATAACAAAGAAGTTATGCTGACTGAAATAAGCAAAATGCTTGTTTATAAGGATAAGTTATATTTGCTAGACCGAAGAGCGCAAGGAGTATATGCTTTTTGTAAAGATGGTAGTTTTGTTTGTAAATTCGGAAATTTGGGTGCAGGACCGGATGAATATGTCAGTTGCAATGATTTTGGAATTAATGCTGACGCAGGGGAAATTTATATATATGATATGGCTAAGCATAGGATTCATAAGTATGATATATTTTCAGCTTCTTATAAAGAGAGCATAATCATAGATAAAAGTATTGACATTGATTATATCATGTGTAATAGTGGTTGTTTGTATGCGGCTCAAGCCTCAAACAGAAATGAAGAAAAGGAGTCAATTTATTATTTATTGTATCAGATAGATGTTAAATCGGGGAAGAAAATAGCTCAATGGTTTGATGCGGTATATTATAATAAGGGTTGGAATGATGAACTCATTCATGGAAATATATTTTATAACATTAGAGAAAATAAGGATCTATTTGTCCTAGGTTTGATGGATACCATTATGTGTATAAAGGGCGATGCGGTATTCCCTTTTTTAGCAATAGAAAGTGAACGATTGGTACAGAAAGAAGATTTTCTGAAAGATGAAAAAGTTCCAACTTCCAATCCAAGAGTTCGTGGTAAGCGTATGATGTCTTTACTGACTCGTCTGTCCGCTCAGAACAAAATCTATCAAATATCTGATGTCTTTGAGTGTGACTCTATGCTGTATTTTAGTTGTATGGGACGAATCCTCTATTTTGTGCAATACGATGAGAAAAAACGAATAGCTTTTACTTATTCTCGGGTGGCAAATGATGTTTTATTTCGAATGATTCCTGAATATTTTCAATTGCCGAAATTTTTGTGTGCAGATAGTATGGGAGGATATTATTATATTTCAAATGATAATCTGGCCGAGCTGAAATGTTTTATAGATGAGGATAATATATCTGAAAAATTGATAAATCGAGAAAGCATAAAGGAGTTAAATGAAGATTCAAATCCTGTAATACTCTATTATGAATACAAGAATTGA
- the lepB gene encoding signal peptidase I: MIKIKFVELFSKQCLKHLSCGILWCLGFVQTYVFIRLYWLVSCVIPTYSMSPTLLAGDYIIISLRIPGRRLVREDNARLGHYIISRKKGDRSVRVGDVVVFNFPYSKGEEQMRMNFDLYFCKRCVAIPGETYIWEWDAVSDSVYLPRQEEVVVIDSLNFRHYNRCIEYETGIMPKLLNGTVMHADTLMHSYRFKNNYYFMRGDNCVDSYDSRFWGILPEDFILGTGQFIWFSKDRDMGKIRWERMFRKL, translated from the coding sequence TTGATAAAAATTAAGTTTGTGGAATTGTTTTCTAAGCAATGCTTGAAACATTTGAGTTGTGGAATTTTGTGGTGTTTAGGCTTTGTGCAAACTTATGTTTTTATTCGGCTTTATTGGTTGGTATCGTGTGTTATTCCCACTTATTCCATGTCGCCTACCTTACTTGCAGGAGATTACATTATAATCTCTTTACGTATTCCAGGAAGGCGATTGGTGAGAGAAGATAATGCCCGTTTAGGACATTATATTATAAGTCGGAAAAAAGGCGATCGCAGTGTGCGTGTAGGTGATGTGGTGGTATTTAACTTCCCCTATTCTAAAGGAGAGGAACAAATGAGAATGAACTTTGACTTGTATTTTTGTAAGCGGTGTGTAGCTATTCCGGGAGAAACTTATATTTGGGAATGGGATGCAGTTTCAGACAGTGTATATCTTCCTCGTCAGGAAGAGGTAGTTGTTATTGATTCATTGAATTTTCGGCATTATAATCGTTGCATAGAGTATGAAACAGGGATAATGCCGAAGCTCCTTAATGGCACAGTAATGCATGCCGATACATTAATGCATAGTTACCGTTTTAAAAATAATTATTATTTCATGCGTGGTGATAACTGCGTTGACTCTTATGATTCGCGCTTTTGGGGAATATTACCAGAAGATTTTATATTAGGGACAGGGCAATTTATATGGTTTTCTAAAGATAGAGATATGGGCAAAATTCGTTGGGAAAGGATGTTTAGGAAGTTATGA
- a CDS encoding TlpA disulfide reductase family protein, with protein MDKKIVLLIILLLVGGRTFSQVHYSIEGSADHEYEGRKVALVMLEEDNRQADSTNVVNGKFIFKGELLQPCWAAVCIDGMDGIFTVLENGNIRICTDGKEGWCEGTPINDVFQKSWREYQVLNQAGIDAFKKLDSLNVETERKKKLYAITREKVIKRTKEFIKRTVYENLDNIIPAFWIRIFQEQITVDELNAMLADASPMLKNNRFITKLLSVQEGSNFVDSKVELPDGTKVYLSDYIGNGHYVLVNIWASWCGACIAELPEIRNAGEKYASKNLKLLSISIDRDRKNWEKALKRLGLPWTQVLADYSFVNSYGINKIPVLMLISPDGIILKRNFSIEDLNRLFQN; from the coding sequence ATGGATAAGAAAATAGTACTATTAATAATCTTACTTCTCGTAGGAGGAAGAACCTTCTCTCAAGTACATTACAGTATTGAGGGAAGTGCAGATCACGAATATGAAGGCCGAAAAGTTGCTTTGGTTATGTTGGAAGAGGATAATCGGCAGGCTGATAGTACGAATGTCGTGAATGGAAAATTCATTTTTAAAGGAGAGTTGCTACAGCCTTGCTGGGCGGCTGTATGCATTGATGGTATGGATGGGATTTTCACCGTACTTGAGAATGGGAATATTCGTATTTGTACAGATGGTAAGGAGGGTTGGTGCGAAGGCACTCCAATTAATGATGTATTTCAAAAGAGTTGGAGGGAGTATCAAGTGCTGAATCAAGCTGGTATAGATGCTTTTAAGAAATTGGATAGTCTGAATGTTGAAACTGAAAGGAAAAAGAAATTATATGCAATTACCCGTGAAAAGGTGATAAAACGAACAAAGGAATTTATAAAAAGAACTGTTTATGAGAATCTTGATAATATAATTCCTGCATTTTGGATTCGCATTTTTCAGGAACAGATTACCGTTGACGAATTAAACGCTATGCTTGCCGATGCCTCTCCCATGCTGAAAAACAATCGGTTTATAACAAAGCTGCTTAGTGTGCAAGAAGGCAGTAATTTTGTTGATTCTAAAGTGGAATTACCGGACGGCACGAAAGTATATTTGTCGGATTATATAGGGAATGGGCATTATGTGTTAGTGAATATCTGGGCTTCGTGGTGTGGGGCTTGCATTGCAGAGTTACCGGAAATCAGAAATGCGGGCGAAAAATATGCTTCCAAAAATCTAAAGTTATTATCTATCTCAATAGATCGTGATAGGAAAAACTGGGAAAAAGCACTTAAGCGGTTAGGGCTTCCTTGGACACAAGTACTGGCAGATTATTCGTTTGTGAATTCGTATGGAATAAATAAAATACCGGTATTGATGCTGATATCACCCGACGGAATAATTCTTAAAAGAAATTTCAGTATAGAGGATTTGAATCGTCTTTTCCAAAACTGA
- a CDS encoding 6-bladed beta-propeller, whose amino-acid sequence MKNALIILFLFLASCDRRGKNDIVSPIDKNDSLYIIDIDNITKDKYVNFSSYFKSAKTIILETNENCLINNVSNIRVVDDFIIIVDNDQHPGGIFVFDKTGHFIHKIGKVGQGPGEYVYVTDVSIDFNKKELYLFDSYNDRINRYDIKTARFISSMNIHDNGLGISYINFIDNEIFANAIPYSKTEDSFLLQKIDKSTGKCVNSYLKSSEYNRGWNELFLRTGGLFYPVTSTNSKYVEMFMDTIISIEKESIKPFLAFKAKNWITSKDIDELIKCQEEGNESSFHRILFERDISYNINHYFETESMIGFQYYNNMSMPYVMYDKVTNTVRTTDLFQDDIVFDVDGVILTTFAFSDSKGVYGYVKTDQIQFLLDFLHAGKVKANLDKIDDLRRLTEDSNPVIFYYESLR is encoded by the coding sequence ATGAAAAATGCACTAATAATTCTTTTTCTCTTTTTGGCTTCTTGTGATAGAAGAGGGAAAAATGATATTGTATCTCCTATTGATAAAAATGACTCGCTATATATTATTGATATTGATAATATAACCAAGGATAAATATGTGAATTTTTCGTCTTATTTTAAGAGTGCTAAGACTATTATTCTTGAAACGAATGAAAATTGCCTTATAAATAATGTTAGTAACATTAGAGTGGTGGATGACTTTATTATAATAGTGGATAATGATCAACATCCCGGAGGAATATTTGTCTTTGATAAGACTGGGCATTTTATACATAAAATAGGGAAGGTTGGTCAAGGTCCGGGGGAATATGTTTACGTTACGGATGTGAGTATTGATTTTAATAAAAAAGAACTCTATTTGTTTGATTCTTATAATGATAGAATAAACAGATATGATATAAAAACAGCCCGGTTTATTAGTTCTATGAACATTCATGATAATGGATTGGGAATCTCTTATATAAACTTTATTGATAATGAAATATTTGCTAATGCCATACCTTATTCAAAGACCGAAGATTCTTTTTTATTGCAGAAAATAGATAAATCAACAGGCAAATGCGTAAACTCTTATTTGAAGTCTTCCGAATATAATAGAGGATGGAATGAACTATTTCTGAGAACCGGTGGTCTTTTTTATCCAGTAACCAGTACTAATTCTAAATATGTAGAGATGTTTATGGATACCATTATTTCCATAGAAAAAGAGAGCATAAAACCGTTTCTTGCGTTTAAAGCAAAAAATTGGATTACTTCTAAAGATATTGATGAGTTGATTAAATGTCAGGAGGAAGGCAATGAATCTTCATTTCATCGAATATTATTCGAGAGAGATATTTCATATAATATTAATCATTATTTTGAAACTGAAAGTATGATTGGTTTTCAATATTATAATAATATGAGTATGCCGTATGTTATGTATGATAAAGTAACGAATACTGTACGGACTACTGATCTTTTTCAAGACGATATTGTATTTGATGTTGATGGAGTAATTTTGACTACATTTGCTTTCTCGGATTCGAAAGGAGTTTATGGTTATGTTAAAACTGACCAAATACAGTTTCTTTTAGATTTTTTACATGCAGGTAAAGTGAAGGCTAATTTGGATAAGATAGATGATTTAAGGAGGTTAACTGAAGATTCAAATCCTGTGATATTTTATTATGAATCGCTGCGTTAA